Proteins from a genomic interval of Diprion similis isolate iyDipSimi1 chromosome 10, iyDipSimi1.1, whole genome shotgun sequence:
- the LOC124411427 gene encoding cubilin-like — MTAENLLRSRWTVTFALLLTFLGICEAWTNDRPLLEVRDGNLFITSAQDKNITLQTRGASYVTVNGLNLVQVASSAYNASKLVERWKYGILADVESSLREIKGTIYDDRSGLVNRINAIEIGTGQNNTDSITPRRQNTDGRDSFARTRIQRLTVRMRQAERQITNLLNKLQTDECARNPCQNGGTCEDLIDGYKCRCTEGWEGSQCTTDINECARYLGTDLGCQNNAVCRNLPGSYRCDCTAGWYGIHCTKPTKVCNRENSNELCGHGVCVESDTLLGYSCSCDEGWTSTSANPACVQDVDECAAKHPPCSVSPMVPCINVPGGFHCGSCPQGFTGNGYYCADIDECLTNNGGCSLSPLVRCFNTMGSRMCAPCPTGYEGDGVTCNYVGRCRINNGGCHPLATCINSPGMGDWSVQCRCPAEYHGDGMGPNGCEVGSDALSPSACTSNPCSHGTCILNGPHDYTCRCESGFTGRNCDTQANPCDPNPCRNRGTCTVSTRQRPICVCTGSFTGPQCEIPRETCGGFIEDPAGILQFPSDGSKYPNGLSCAWVLGADENKVLNVTFTAFDLESSTDCQNDFLQIHDGYTAGEHLIGRYCGANLPGNGSIMSSDRHLYLWFHSDRSISHNGFSMNWTSIDPQCGGEVSAGFGKIKSPGSPRRYPPNRDCRWHVIVNPGKRIQFHFYTIMLEESPTCQKDYLKIMDGPGDRSQQLGLFCNHTSPPQLVTSGSEAWIHFHSDDSGQDVGFEIGFSTIEGSPGCGGIYTTPSGTITSPNFETRYDRNLDCEWRIQIPVGERIKITWVSFDVETSTSCSWDFVEVREGMDVRGPLIGRYCGSMLPQSLRSESNVVLIRFKSDASLQGKGFKLNYEVNCGGEFVDSTGVLKSPYYPNPYPASKTCIYEIIQPPGKAIRFTIKDMDIERLGRPPCRYDSLEVHNGKSEEAAIIGTYCGTNASIPNFPILSTHNYMWIKFKTDASVHKRGFMATYDVVDIRCGGIFTARTGIIQSPFENGKYGHNEKCTWIIQAPPGFIVQLNWITFELESSPTCYLDYVTVFDYTESNAKHEMGKFCGSAKPHIMTTQSRMMSINFHTDASVARDGFTAVYTFIDASRSCGGHFRTLTGVIKSPGYPQPYPGRRVCEWVIYAPSKHRVVLNVRNFSIEAHSRCLFDAFEVRNGGSDSSPLIGRYCGTEIPKQISSFGNQMYLKFTSDISRSAAGFNIEWNSNAVGCGGVLTTSSGSFISPNYPQPYYHTAECNWNITVAHGSVIQFIIVDLQLEERSQCPFDFVEITEGISGHTKSLGKYCSSDHPTYIQTTTNIARIRFHTDYSNAGRGFHINYQTLCHHTLRSFRGVIESPNFPNNYPHRENCSWVIEAPLGNKINATFSHFDLEAGLEDSCDFDYLKVTEGDHNVSTKFINKYCGMELPPKIVSTQRQVFLQFYSDSYTARNGFRLEWVVNGCGGFLTEPRGTITSPGWPGPYPTNIECSWNIEVDYSHSIEIQLVRVDMERTSGCEVDKLSVYNGVDDKAIQLIETCHVSSPQILTSTGRQLFIKFHSESLIEHSGFKATFKSVPIECGGKFTTLTGVIHSTNYPLNYPANQNCEWLIEIAENHLVNLTFLDFDVETTRNCKDDYVKIYDGSTRDSRLLATHCDNRLPPSYISSSNSLLVVMRTDAHMQAKGFKARYDMACGARIVTRKAGTITMNSAIGSHRDLVNCTWTIIAEDPADHVTLTLTDMRLPTSNPITCDRRSIKVFEGSETDGPPLGTWCGTKVPPPIISQGNVLTIHVISEYNSVHPAKFTGVYSVLNSACGGTYTSEQGAIATPGYPSNYPRNVECVWNLQTSPGNSIILTFREFDLTESENCNLDYVEVREVNATGRLLDVYCGKNASMITSQKNLWIKFRSSVEDTKKGFLADYRLMHGNLELSGPTGDIASPLYPISCMLEGEYFWRVTVDYRFAIQISFRDFYIEKYGDGCYIALTIYDGYNADAPILMSKCGMILPGMVRTSSNVVYIKFNSVPYGDGSKFWLTWLQVPISSADDNETLISGKVVALTALRNNTYTLTSPGWPYGYKSNLDCTWTIESLPGTKLTINFDSVDLEETEGCIADRVKIYKGNSLTSQQQWEQIGSFCYRNSSLTTIQTSNLMKVQFSTDSYGNKTGFKATVRRVCGGELYGPNGVIEVNGTTDSRNRWWNLVCEWKVTVRPGKTIEVKFTGLNIPSTTDVACSRAYVMLKNGHAVSSPLLGLGKYCGSTLPAQSLHTTGNLLYVKFTGPHMGGILFKLTYREVGMNCGGEIILTQENQSWNISSPNYPNIPNPYTECFWTVMAPGGELISIHFPERFDFTYDPNCNKEYIEIKDGGTDLSTSFGRFCYGQPPSFTTTGNVMHLHFYTDVPDPMNGFKATVNIGNHCNRVVRGTQGVIKSPNYPAPYPTGYHCNWTIIGVPSLIIKLQFLDLDLPSSMNCKYYDHVEIIDHAKPSWNDPETKISIGKYCGRSKPGVIQTAGNKAEIVFTSDQIPSTHFKGFMIKFTISRETCGGDLVGNAGEFTSPGYPYALGVTTRLCGWKITVPEGNRVQVDLIDFNPPESSNSSQRPVISPQMIQFYNTFNHGGEIGTASSTQTQRQFSSSGNTMLVWYYSSFRATSGFKARYSSIAPALCGGKVTNDQGTLIFRGDSIYNLTSFYCKWTLRSPFSDSTEQTLVLNMSGAIGTQTLQRPGYPCSFYGPSLKVTASTFYQIGQFCGNVDGVTSRSSSPSNVILLEKARKYIVKIEGGDDKTNLTLSYRWNQCGGLLGGPSQTITAPKNRTYPIDCVWRIEYPDAGSRIIMTFKKLNLTRCERNYIAIRNGGPYSPMLPKYCGSVVPNATMSTSNKLWIEYRAEDPSDFELQLDTYDASCSIAYPRNSGEISSPKFPITQYPNNAECSWNIKVDNGYHIVLEFVDRFQLEQSAECVKDFVQVFDWREDPTTGVTSWYPYPKLCGRSMPQPLNSTSNRMRVLFRSNDKIQGDGFRARWSVNCGETTILVTKQKKYLTSPGWPRPYGRNLFCNYTFIAPGENFIVRFVAFELQPVGRNKNCQTDNVTLIKANRYTRDPTTYCGYDRPPIQRVDSRLEMHFATDNYIENTGFKLEYYADGCGGTITSPADVISPAIDYSGTYYGNIDCIWIVEAPPGKTIVLRIESFDLETSSGCVYDYVAVYSTRSMEKESRLILLCGTSIGNPSIRSTTGIMSINFITDPFVHGRGFKAKVLFTTGIADGCGGDIDLSGSQTFRTQNNTIYNSLEDCHWSIRAPSDNYIRFTINSIDLKNATSPAGENRTANASCSGDYLEVRDGWGPFSELIDTYCGNVIPPPITSSTNRMWIRFVTDGTLNGNGVTATLEALRNPCGNTSLLIQNYTQVLTSPKFPGVYDAGLRCRWFLSYPGGRSIRWKSLTIHFEQFDLESSQNCNNEKLTIRDASDDDFISEGFGQKLIFGGLRRNGRHWMSSRLTQEAYTYCGSDLPFDFHSQAKGVEITFESSQNTKERHTGFKIEYSESVCNRNFTLPQGRIFHLGSSNCFFTITAPVGFTISLYFNKLSLLLYTNCSREAVQVYDGGFSNTTLARVCGYTIPNPIFSSGNKLSLHTWSRAASASQIYDITYTTTDKGRGCGGKLYNTKGRFTSPLYPEPFHNVSECTWEVTVPTGFVVDLFFKVFDLGLKETCLTDVLEIYNVQPDGQELFVKSYCGEDRPTPYRSSNYKILVKYKTSMNNEGTGWIIEFQARRHGQ, encoded by the exons ATGACTGCAGAGAACCTCTTGCGGTCCCGATGGACCGTGACTTTCGCATTGCTTCTCACGTTTTTAGGCATTTGTGAAGCGTGGACGAACGACAG GCCGCTGCTGGAAGTTCGTGACGGAAATCTCTTCATCACTAGTGCCCAAGATAAGAACATCACTTTACAGACTCGCGGCGCGAGCTACGTCACCGTGAACGGACTTAATCTGGTACAGGTCGCGTCGTCG GCGTACAACGCTTCGAAATTGGTGGAAAGATGGAAATACGGAATCCTCGCAGATGTCGAGTCTAGTCTCAGAGAGATAAAAGGAACCATATACGACGATCGCTCTGGTCTAGTGAATAGAATTAATGCCATTGAAATTGGCACTGGACAAAATAATACCGATAGTATTACTCCTAGACGTCAAAATACC GATGGACGCGATAGTTTTGCACGAACTCGAATTCAGCGACTCACCGTACGA ATGCGTCAAGCGGAACGTCAGATCACGAATCTCCTTAATAAATTGCAAACCGATGAATGTGCACGTAATCCTTGCCAGAACGGCGGTACTTGCGAGGATTTAATAGACGGGTATAAATGCCGCTGCACGGAAGGTTGGGAg GGATCGCAGTGCACTACGGATATTAACGAATGCGCCAGGTACCTTGGAACTGATTTAGGATGTCAGAATAATGCTGTCTGTAGAAATCTCCCTGGAAGTTATCG ATGCGACTGTACAGCAGGATGGTACGGTATTCACTGCACTAAACCGACGAAAGTATGCAACAGAGAAAACTCAAACGAACTTTGCGGGCACGGCGTCTGCGTTGAAAGTGATACATTACTTGGTTACTCTTGCTCGTGCGACGAG GGCTGGACTAGCACCAGTGCAAATCCGGCTTGTGTCCAAGACGTCGACGAGTGTGCCGCCAAGCATCCTCCATGCTCCGTCAGTCCCATGGTGCCGTGCATCAACGTGCCTGGGGGCTTTCACTGCGGATCGTGTCCTCAGGGCTTTACAGGAAACGGGTACTACTGCGCGGATATCGATGAGTGTCTTACTAACAACGGTGGTTGCAGTCTTTCACCCTTAGTGCGGTGCTTCAATACAATG GGGTCAAGGATGTGCGCGCCGTGTCCAACTGGTTATGAAGGTGATGGAGTGACCTGCAACTACGTCGGGCGTTGCAGAATAAACAATGGCGGTTGTCATCCGTTAGCGACATGCATCAATAGCCCAGGGATGGGCGACTGGTCCGTTCAATGTCGCTGTCCGGCAGAATATCACGGTGATGGAATGGGACCAAACGGTTGCGAGGTGGGATCCGATGCTTTGAGCCCTTCGGCCTGCACCAGCAACCCCTGCAGCCACGGAACTTGTATTCTGAATGGGCCTCATGATTACACATGTCGATGTGAATCTGGATTTACCG GAAGAAACTGCGATACTCAAGCGAATCCTTGCGATCCCAATCCTTGTCGAAATCGAGGGACATGCACTGTTTCTACAAGACAACGACCAATTTGTGTGTGCACCGGAAGCTTTACTGGACCCCAGTGTGAAATTCCCAGAGAGACTTGTGGGGGATTTATTGAGGATCCAGCAGGAATTTTGCAATTCCCCAGTGACGGTAGTAAGTATCCAAATGGCTTGAGCTGCGCCTGGGTTCTTGGCGCCGATGAAAACAAAGTTTTGAATGTCACCTTCACGGCGTTCGACTTGGAATCTTCCACGGATTGCCAGAACGATTTCCTTCAA ATTCACGACGGCTACACGGCTGGAGAACACTTGATCGGAAGATACTGTGGCGCGAACTTACCCGGAAACGGAAGTATAATGTCATCTGATAGGCATTTATACCTTTGGTTCCACTCGGACAGAAGCATATCTCACAACGGATTCAGCATGAACTGGACGTCGATAGATCCGCAATGTGGAGGTGAGGTGAGCGCAGGTTTCGGTAAGATAAAGTCTCCGGGATCGCCACGCAGATATCCGCCAAACAGAGACTGCCGGTGGCACGTTATCGTCAACCCTGGAAAACGAATTCAATTCCATTTCTACACAATAATGCTGGAGGAGAGTCCTACCTGCCAGAAAGATTATCTCAAG ATTATGGATGGACCAGGCGACAGAAGCCAACAGTTGGGACTATTCTGTAACCACACCAGTCCACCACAACTTGTGACATCTGGATCGGAAGCTTGGATTCATTTTCACTCCGATGATTCAGGACAAGACGTCGGTTTTGAAATCGGTTTCTCAACCATTGAAG GATCGCCGGGATGCGGAGGCATTTATACAACTCCTTCTGGTACCATCACTTCACCCAATTTCGAGACTCGGTACGATCGAAACTTGGATTGTGAGTGGAGAATTCAAATACCGGTTGGAGAACGAATCAAGATAACATGGGTCAGCTTCGACGTCGAGACTTCCACTAGCTGCAGCTGGGATTTTGTCGAG GTGCGGGAAGGGATGGACGTAAGAGGTCCGTTGATTGGGAGGTACTGTGGATCCATGCTGCCGCAGTCTCTACGATCTGAATCAAATGTTGTACTGATAAGATTCAAAAGTGATGCGAGTCTTCAGGGGAAAGGATTTAAACTAAATTACGAGGTCAATTGCGGTGGCGAATTTGTTGACTCCACGGGCGTTTTGAAATCCCCTTACTATCCGAATCCTTATCCGGCCTCGAAGACATGCATTTACGAAATAATACAGCCACCTGGAAAAGCTATAAGATTTACTATCAAGGATATGGATATTGAGCGTTTAGGGCGACCTCCTTGCCGCTACGATTCCTTGGAAGTCCACAACGGTAAAAGTGAAGAGGCGGCAATAATCGGAACCTACTGTGGCACAAACGCATCGATTCCGAATTTTCCCATTTTGTCAACGCACAATTATATGTGGATCAAGTTTAAGACAGACGCCAGCGTTCACAAACGAGGCTTCATGGCTACCTATGACGTTGTCGATATAA GGTGTGGAGGTATCTTTACAGCGAGAACGGGTATAATTCAGTCCCCCTTTGAAAACGGAAAATACGGGCACAACGAGAAATGCACCTGGATCATTCAGGCACCCCCAGGATTTATTGTGCAGCTTAATTGGATCACGTTTGAACTAGAATCGAGTCCAACGTGCTACCTTGATTATGTTACAGTATTTGATTATACAGAGTCGAATGCGAAACATGAAATGGGAAA GTTCTGCGGATCGGCAAAACCACACATCATGACGACGCAATCGCGAATGATGTCAATCAACTTTCATACAGATGCGTCTGTTGCACGTGACGGATTCACGGCTGTGTATACATTTATCGATGCTTCAAGATCCTGTGGCGGACACTTTCGAACACTGACAGGCGTCATCAAGTCGCCAGGTTATCCCCAGCCCTACCCGGGCAGGAGAGTATGCGAATGGGTCATCTATGCTCCTAGCAAGCACCGAGTCGTATTGAATGTTAGGAATTTCAGCATCGAGGCACACTCACGCTGCTTATTCGATGCTTTCGAAGTGAG AAACGGAGGTTCGGATTCTTCACCTCTGATCGGAAGATACTGCGGAACAGAAATACCGAAGCAAATTTCGAGCTTCGGCAATCAAATGTACCTGAAATTTACGTCTGATATATCGAGAAGTGCGGCTGGTTTCAATATAGAATGGAACAGCAACGCCGTTG GTTGTGGGGGTGTTTTAACAACCTCAAGTGGATCGTTTATTTCTCCTAATTACCCTCAGCCGTATTATCACACCGCTGAATGTAATTGGAATATTACAGTTGCTCACGGCAGCGTCATTCAATTTATCATAGTGGATCTCCAGCTCGAGGAACGCAGCCAATGTCCATTTGATTTTGTTGAGATTACTGAAGGGATTTCTGGACATACCAAAAGCTTGGGAAAATATTGCAGCAGCGACCATCCTACGTATATACAGACCACAACAAATATAGCCAGAATTCGTTTTCATACTGATTACAGCAATGCCGGTCGTGGTTTTCACATTAATTACCAAACTC taTGCCACCACACACTTCGAAGTTTTCGAGGAGTGATTGAATCGCCAAATTTCCCGAACAATTACCCACACCGAGAAAACTGTAGCTGGGTGATCGAGGCACCCCTGGGCAACAAGATAAATGCGACCTTTTCTCACTTTGACTTGGAAGCAGGGCTCGAAGACTCTTGCGATTTCGATTACCTAAAAGTAACCGAGGGGGACCACAATGTGTCGacaaaatttatcaacaaATACTGTGGCATGGAACTTCCACCCAAGATAGTATCTACTCAACGTCAGgtctttcttcaattttattccgaCAGCTACACTGCAAGAAATGGCTTCCGGCTTGAATGGGTTGTCAACG GTTGCGGCGGTTTCTTAACTGAACCAAGAGGAACGATCACATCTCCAGGATGGCCCGGGCCATACCCAACAAATATTGAATGCAGTTGGAACATCGAGGTGGACTATTCTCACAGTATAGAAATTCAGTTGGTTAGAGTCGATATGGAAAGGACGTCGGGATGTGAAGTTGATAAATTAAGCGTGTACAATGGAGTCGATGATAAAGCGATACAACTAATAGAAACATGCCACGTGTCCAGCCCGCAGATACTTACCAGTACAGGAAGGCAattgtttatcaaatttcactcCGAATCCCTAATCGAACACTCGGGATTCAAAGCTACTTTTAAAAGCGTTCCTATCGAATGCGGTGGTAAATTTACCACACTTACGGGGGTCATACATTCCACAAACTACCCGTTAAATTATCCCGCAAATCAGAACTGCGAGTGGCTCATTGAAATTGCTGAAAACCACCTCGTCAATCTGACATTCCTTGACTTTGATGTCGAGACGACGAGAAACTGTAAAGACGATTATGTCAAG ATTTACGATGGTTCAACGCGAGATTCGCGCCTACTGGCAACTCATTGCGACAATCGACTACCTCCGTCTTATATTTCCTCGAGCAACAGTCTTTTAGTAGTCATGAGAACAGACGCCCACATGCAGGCGAAGGGCTTCAAAGCAAGATATGATATGGCATGCGGCGCACGCATTGTCACCCGTAAGGCCGGAACTATCACAATGAATTCTGCAATCGGCTCACATAGAGATCTAGTGAACTGCACGTGGACCATTATAGCCGAAGATCCAG CGGATCATGTCACGTTAACGCTAACGGATATGAGACTACCGACATCGAACCCTATAACGTGCGATAGACGTTCTATAAAGGTTTTCGAGGGCAGTGAAACAGATGGACCACCGCTGGGAACATGGTGTGGGACTAAGGTTCCACCGCCAATAATAAGTCAAGGAAATGTTTTAACTATCCATGTCATATCTGAGTACAACTCAGTGCACCCGGCAAAGTTTACAGGGGTTTACTCTGTCCTTAACTCAG CTTGTGGAGGTACTTACACATCGGAACAGGGAGCGATTGCCACACCTGGATATCCAAGCAATTACCCCCGAAACGTGGAATGTGTTTGGAACCTTCAAACATCGCCGGGGAACTCGATAATCTTGACATTCCGGGAGTTCGATTTGACTGAAAGTGAAAACTGTAATTTGGATTACGTCGAGGTACGGGAAGTGAATGCGACTGGAAGACTACTCGATGTTTATTGCGGTAAAAACGCAAGCATGATAacttcacaaaaaaatttgtggatCAAGTTCAGAAGTAGCGTCGAAGATACGAAGAAAGGATTCCTAGCTGATTATAGACTTATGCATGGAAATCTAGAGCTCTCAGGACCTACTGGAGACATTGCGTCTCCGTTGTATCCAATTTCATGCATGCTGGAAGGAGAATATTTCTGGCGTGTTACCGTTGATTACAGATTTGCTATACAAATCAGCTTCAGAGATTTCTACATCGAAAAATACGGAGACGGATGTTACATTGCACTTACT ATTTATGACGGATATAACGCAGATGCTCCAATTTTGATGAGTAAGTGTGGTATGATATTACCGGGGATGGTACGAACTTCCAGTAATGTAGTGTACATCAAGTTCAACTCGGTGCCATATGGAGACGGCAGCAAATTCTGGCTAACCTGGCTGCAAGTTCCGATAAGTAGCGCTGATGATAATGAAACTCTTATTTCGGGTAAAG TAGTGGCGTTAACTGCTTTGAGAAACAACACCTACACCTTAACGTCACCTGGCTGGCCATATGGTTACAAATCCAATCTCGACTGCACCTGGACCATCGAATCACTTCCTGGaacaaaattaacaataaactTCGACAGTGTGGACCTAGAAGAAACCGAGGGCTGCATTGCTGATCGAGTTAAAATTTATAAGGGGAATTCTCTGACATCACAGCAACAGTGGGAACAGATAGGATCATTTTGCTACCGCAATAGTTCTCTCACGACTATACAAACATCAAATTTAATGAAAGTTCAATTCAGCACCGACTCATATGGAAATAAAACCGGATTCAAAGCTACCGTTCGAAGAG TTTGTGGTGGTGAACTGTACGGACCGAACGGAGTTATAGAAGTTAACGGAACGACGGATTCCAGAAATAGATGGTGGAATCTTGTATGTGAATGGAAGGTTACCGTAAGGCCAGGGAAAACCATAGAAGTGAAGTTTACTGGTTTGAACATACCGAGTACCACCGATGTCGCTTGTTCGCGAGCCTATGTTATG TTGAAAAACGGCCACGCAGTCTCCTCCCCTCTCCTCGGCCTTGGCAAATATTGCGGTAGCACACTTCCGGCTCAGAGTTTGCATACAACTGGGAATTTACTCTATGTTAAGTTCACTGGCCCACATATGGGCGGTATTCTCTTCAAACTCACGTACAG GGAGGTGGGAATGAACTGTGGCGGTGAAATCATTCTCACGCAGGAAAATCAAAGCTGGAACATAAGCAGTCCAAATTACCCGAACATTCCAAATCCATATACCGAGTGTTTCTGGACAGTAATGGCACCAGGTGGAGAACTCATCTCGATTCATTTCCCAGAGAGATTTGATTTCACCTACGATCCaaa TTGTAATAAAGAATATATTGAAATCAAAGATGGAGGAACTGATTTATCGACGTCCTTTGGACGATTCTGTTACGGGCAGCCACCCAGCTTCACTACGACCGGAAATGTAATGCACCTTCATTTTTATACTGATGTACCTGACCCTATGAATGGTTTCAAGGCTACAGTGAACATTGGAA ATCATTGTAACAGAGTTGTACGAGGCACACAAGGAGTGATAAAATCACCTAATTATCCGGCCCCATATCCAACGGGTTATCATTGTAACTGGACCATCATCGGCGTGCCTTCTCTCATAATAAAACTGCAATTTTTAGATCTTGATTTACCAAGCAGCATGAATTGCAAATATTATGACCATGTCGAAATTATCGATCATGCAAAGCCCAGCTGGAATGACC CTGAGACGAAAATCAGCATTGGTAAATATTGTGGTCGCTCAAAACCTGGGGTGATTCAAACAGCGGGAAATAAGGCAGAAATTGTTTTCACAAGCGATCAAATTCCGTCCACTCACTTCAAAGGATTTATGATCAAATTCACTATTTCACGAGAGA CATGTGGCGGTGACCTCGTTGGTAACGCTGGTGAATTCACATCACCTGGATATCCTTATGCTTTGGGTGTAACAACGAG ACTTTGTGGATGGAAAATAACAGTGCCAGAAGGAAATCGTGTTCAAGTAGACCTAATTGATTTCAACCCACCCGAATCGTCTAATAGTTCACAACGACCCGTAATTTCACCACAGATGATTCAG TTTTACAATACTTTCAATCATGGAGGTGAGATTGGAACCGCCTCCAGCACCCAAACGCAGAGGCAATTTAGCAGTAGCGGCAACACGATGCTTGTTTGGTACTATTCAAGCTTTCGGGCCACAAGCGGTTTTAAGGCTCGATACAGTAGCATTGCTCCTGCAC TGTGTGGTGGCAAAGTAACAAACGATCAGGGTACTCTAATTTTCCGTGGTGACTCTATTTACAATCTAACGagtttttattgcaaatgGACACTTCGTTCGCCTTTCAGCGATTCAACAGAACAAACACTTGTATTGAACATGTCAGGAGCGATTGGTACACAAACCCTTCAGAGACCCGGCTACCCGTGTTCATTTTATGGTCCCAGCCTTAAAGTAACCGCCA gtactttttatcaaattggTCAATTTTGCGGAAATGTGGATGGTGTGACCTCGCGAAGTTCTTCGCCAAGTAATGTAATCCTG TTAGAAAAAGCAAGGAAATATATTGTGAAGATAGAAGGAGGAGATGATAAGACAAATCTCACGCTCAGCTACCGATGGAATCAGTGTGGTGGATTACTTGGTGGTCCTTCTCAAACTATTACtgcaccaaaaaatcgaacttACCCGATAGATTGCGTCTGGCGAATAGAATATCCGGATGCAGGCAGCCGAATCATAATGACTTTTAAGAAATTGAATCTTACACGATGCGAACGGAACTACATTGCTATAAG AAATGGCGGCCCCTACTCACCAATGTTGCCCAAATATTGCGGATCTGTTGTACCGAATGCTACAATGTCGACATCTAACAAATTGTGGATCGAGTATCGCGCCGAAGATCCGAGTGACTTTGAACTGCAGTTGGACACATATGATGCTTCTTGCAGTATTGCGTATCCGAGAAATTCTGGAGAAATTTCCAGTCCTAA GTTCCCAATAACACAGTATCCGAATAATGCAGAGTGCTCGTGGAATATAAAAGTAGACAACGGATATCACATTGTATTAGAGTTTGTAGACCGGTTCCAGCTGGAACAAAGTGCAGAATGTGTCAAGGACTTCGTCCAG GTGTTCGATTGGCGCGAGGATCCTACAACCGGGGTTACTTCGTGGTATCCCTATCCGAAACTATGCGGCAGATCAATGCCTCAGCCGCTGAACTCAACTTCGAATCGCATGAGAGTTTTGTTCCGGTCGAATGACAAGATTCAAGGGGACGGATTTCGTGCAAGGTGGAGTGTCAATTGCGGTGAAACCACCATATTAGTAACGAAGCAAAAGAAGTATCTCACTTCGCCCGGGTGGCCCAGACCGTACGGAAGAAACCTGTTCTGTAACTATACGTTTATAGCACCAGGAGAGAACTTCATTGTACGGTTTGTCGCATTCGAACTGCAGCCTGTAG GCCGGAACAAAAACTGTCAGACGGATAACGTGACTCTAATAAAGGCCAATAGGTATACAAGGGACCCGACTACATATTGTGGTTATGATCGTCCACCTATACAAAGAGTCGATTCACGATTGGAAATGCACTTCGCGACGGATAACTATATAGAAAATACGGGATTCAAATTAGAATATTACGCTGATG GATGCGGAGGTACGATAACCAGTCCTGCCGACGTAATATCACCTGCGATAGATTACAGTGGTACTTATTATGGAAATATTGATTGTATTTGGATCGTGGAAGCCCCACCTGGAAAAACTATTGTTCTCAGAATTGAAAGCTTCGATCTTGAAACCAGTTCTGG GTGCGTGTACGACTACGTAGCTGTGTACTCCACCCGTTCTATGGAGAAGGAAAGTAGGTTAATTCTACTATGTGGTACGTCGATCGGAAACCCCTCAATCAGATCAACTACTGGTATCATGAGCATAAACTTCATTACGGACCCATTTGTTCACGGACGTGGCTTCAAAGCAAAG GTTTTATTCACTACCGGTATCGCGGATGGCTGTGGAGGTGATATCGATCTTTCAGGATCACAAACTTTCCGAACACAAAATAATACGATCTACAATTCTCTGGAAGATTGTCACTGGTCTATTCGAGCGCCGAGCGATAATTACATTAGATTCACGATAAATagcattgatttgaaaaatgcgaCATCTCCAGCGGGCGAAAATCGGACAGCAAATGCGTCATGCTCTGGTGACTATTTGGAG GTGCGTGATGGATGGGGTCCTTTTTCCGAACTAATTGACACATACTGTGGAAATGTTATTCCACCACCTATAACGTCGTCGACAAATAGAATGTGGATCAGATTTGTGACCGATGGTACACTAAACGGGAATGGAGTGACAGCAACACTTGAAGCACTCCGTA ATCCTTGCGGTAATACAAGTCTGttgattcaaaattatacTCAAGTATTGACATCACCGAAGTTTCCGGGCGTTTACGATGCTGGGTTGAGATGTCGCTGGTTCCTGTCTTACCCAGGTGGGAGGTCAATCCGTTGGAAGAGTTTGACAATACACTTCGAGCAATTTGACTTGGAGAGTTCTCAGAATTGTAATAACGAAAAGCTGACCATCCGCGATGCAAGT GATGATGACTTCATCAGTGAAGGTTTCggacaaaaattgatattcggCGGTTTGAGAAGGAACGGAAGACACTGGATG AGTAGCCGTCTAACGCAGGAAGCTTATACATACTGTGGTAGTGATCTACCATTCGATTTTCACAG CCAGGCAAAAGGTGTTGAAATTACATTTGAATCGTCCCAAAATACGAAAGAAAGGCACACTGGATTTAAGATCGAATACAGTGAGAGTGTGTGCAATAGAAATTTCACTCTTCCTCAAGGACGCATTTTTCACCTAGGTTCCAGCAATTGTTTCTTCACGATAACAGCTCCAGTGGGTTTTACGATTTCACTTTACTTCAACAAGCTTTCCCTGTTGCTCTATACAAATTGTTCGAGAGAAGCGGTACAG GTATATGATGGAGGTTTCAGCAATACCACCTTAGCTCGCGTGTGTGGTTACACCATACCAAATCCTATCTTCAGTTCTGGGAATAAACTGAGCTTGCATACTTGGTCTCGTGCTGCGTCAGCCTCACAAATTTACGATATAACGTACACGACGACTGACAAAG GAAGAGGTTGCGGAGGGAAACTTTACAATACCAAAGGTCGCTTCACATCCCCGCTGTATCCGGAACCGTTCCATAACGTAAGCGAATGCACTTGGGAAGTGACTGTGCCAACGGGTTTTGTTGTGGATCTATTCTTCAAAGTGTTTGACCTTGGACTGAAGGAAACCTGCCTAACTGACgttttagaaatttataatGTACAACCTGATGGGCAAGAATTATTCGTGAAAAGTTACTGTGGGGAG GACCGTCCAACTCCGTACCGTTCCtcgaattacaaaatattggTCAAGTATAAGACATCGATGAATAACGAAGGTACAGGCTGGATTATTGAATTCCAAGCACGTCGTCATGGTcagtaa